The Cheilinus undulatus linkage group 17, ASM1832078v1, whole genome shotgun sequence genomic sequence TTTAACCAGACTGACTCTTGGTGAACCAGATCTAAACCAGATAAACAAAACCATCTTGCTTGTTGGTGAAACAGGAGTGGGTAAATCCACTCTGGTGAACGCTCTGGTCAACTACATCCTGGGAGTGAGCTGGGAGGACGAGGTCTGGTTTGATATTGTGGGACATGACTGTGATGGATCACTGGTTCAGACCTCAGACCTGGTCCTGTACCAGATCTTTGGGTTTGAAGAGAAACCTCTGCCCTACTCTCTGACCATCATCGATACTCCAGGATACGGAAACACCAGCGGGACTGAAGAAGACGACGTGAACAGTCAAAGATTATTGGACCTGTTCCGCTCAGAGGGCGGAGTCTCTGAGATTAACGTGGTGGGTCTGGTGCTGAAGGCAACAGCGAACCGTGTGAGCGACCGTATGAGGTACATCTTTGATGCGGTGGTGTCTCTGTTTGGTAAAGACATGGAGAACAGCATCGTCCCCCTCATCACACACTCAGACGGAAGAACTCCTAAGAATGTCCTCAAAGCTCTCCAGACAACAAACATCAGGTGTGCCAACGACGGAAACAATCAGCCagactacttcctgtttaacaACTGCCAAGATGAAGAACGGCTAGAGGACACAGAAGCCCTGGAGCGTGCAGATAAAACCACTTCAGGAGCGCTGAGTAAGTTCTGGGACTTTCTGCAGGAAAAGGAACCACAAAGGCTGGAGCTGACTGTGGAAGTTCTGCAGGAGAGAACGGCACTGAAAGACTGCATCCAAAACCTGAAAGAGCGAGCTGAGGCGACTGAACAACAGCAGAAAGAAATCCAGCAGACTGAGGAAGACCTGAAGAGACATGAAAAAGAGATGAAGATCAACAAGGACTTcactgaagaagaagaggaggtcTACAAAGAGAAGGAAAGCCTCAGTGGTTGGAttctgtggttgttgtggtttaAATGGCCGGTGTCCTGTCCAGCCTGTGAGGAGACCTGCAACATGTCCTGGATCTTCTACCTCTGGGCTCTCCTCACCAGAGGCCACTGCTCAGCATGTCCTGGAAAGTGTCCTGTTTCACATCACGTGAAGAAATGTTGGAGGTACGTGAGCAAGACCAGAACCGTTCAGAAGACCCTACATgaggtaaaagaaaaacatgacaaggcAAAAGCAGATGCTGAGAAGACAAAAAACTGTTTAGAGTCACTTcaggagaaaaaggaggaacttcagagagacagagaccaGCTGTTGGAGGAGTCCTACCAGCATGTTCTCACACTGGAGCGGATCGCTCTGAACGTTGATTCTCTGTCCACCCACGTCCACCTGGACTTCCTGACTGAGAagatgaaggagagaggagacgCAGAGAAGGTCCAGAAACTGGAGGAGCTGAAGGCTCGAGAGGATGAAGGAATAAGAGCTGGATTACACTACAAACTGACATCTGGATCAGTGAAGCTGAGGAGCTAAGAGATGGAGAAGAACCTACTGTAGGATAACACATCTACTCTGGCAAACACATGCAGGATTATCATTATAACCAGTGAGGACTGATGAACGTTCATTTATTTCCTCTGTTTCACAATCATATAAAAACCCAGTACCTCCCTGTGACCGTCCATGCTAAAGCAGACTAGGACTGAAGGGAAGACCAGGTCCCACTGGATATCATAAACCTGACTGCAGAGATGTGTAGAGTCTGACATATGGGTACaatgtggcaaacatgggttataGTGACAGGGGGGTTAGGAAAGGTGGAAGGTCAACAGTAGAAAAAAGGATTAAGAATGGCCAAAAACGGttaaaatggtcagaaaaatgatgaacagcagttaaaaagtaacaaagaTGAGTAAAAAGACCAACAAAAAGTGGGCAGAAACATGGTATtcaagaaaaaggcaaaaatcagcGGCTAAGTTAGcgaaaagtttaaaaagaagcaaaaatagttTCAAAGAGGTTCATTTTGTtccattcagtttttatttttaacctattttggttgtgttgaatgaataaagaCCAGATTTGCTGAGGATATTAGTTTATAAAACTTTTAGAACTGTGGTTCCTTAAATCAGACTAAAATggctacagtagctacagtagctgcAGTAGCTACAGTAGTTACAGTAGCTACCATAGCTTCAGTAGCTACAGTAGTCAgggtagctacagtagctacagtagttacagtagctacagtagttACAGTAGCTGCAGTAGCTACAGTAGTTAaggtagctacagtagctacagtagttAAGGTAcctacagtagctacagtagctgcAGTAGCTGCAGTAGTTACAGTAGCTACCGTAGCTGCAGTAGCTACAGTAGttacagtagctacagtagttacagtagctacagtagttACAGTAACAGCAGTAGCTACAGTAGTTAAGGTAcctacagtagctacagtagtcagggtagctacagtagctacagtagttacagtagctacagtagttacagtagctacagtagttACAGTAGCTGCAGTAGCTACAGTAGTTAaggtagctacagtagctacagtagttAAGGTAcctacagtagctacagtagctgcAGTAGCTGCAGTAGTTACAGTAGCTACCGTAGCTGCAGTAGCTACAGTAGttacagtagctacagtagttacagtagctacagtagttACAGTAACAGCAGTAGCTACAGTAGTTAAGGTAcctacagtagctacagtagtcagggtagctacagtagctacagtagttACAGTAGCTATAGTAGCTACAGTAGTTAAGGTAcctacagtagctacagtagctgcAGTAGCTACAGTAGTTACAGTAGCTACCGTAGCTGCAGTAGCTACAGTAGttacagtagctacagtagttacagtagctacagtagttAAGGTAGCTACAGTAGttacagtagctacagtagttGCAGTAACAGCAGTAGCTACAGTAGTTAAGGTAcctacagtagctacagtagtCAGGGTAGCTACAGTATATACAGTAGTTAAGGTAAttacagtagctacagtagctgcAGTAGCTGCAGTTGTTAaggtagctacagtagctacagtacAGATAAACCCACTGAAGCCCACCAGCAGAGGCGGGTCATGACTGTCATTTCTCCTCTGTTATATTCTTAATGCTATGTAAatgttaatgtatttatttctaCAGCCTTTTTCAACAGCCTGTGAGGGAAGCTGTGTTCCATGTATTAAACCATCAGTGTATGCTGGAGCATTGTGGGTAGGATTACTGGGGTTGTCATGGGTTCACTGGTCCTGTCTATCATACTGAACTGGTGTGTAGTCTTCTGTTTAAGAGTCAGATAAAggccagctgtaaatattatgGTTCTGATGTCCTCAGCTATACTCTGTAACGTGTGTGAAGCTCACTGATCTGAAGTGAACTGTCAGCGGTTCTAAACATTCATCATAAATCtaactctgtttttctgttcaggttGTTTTGTGTAGGACTTTGGAACAAACCAAGaatatgaataaatatgcaGATATTGTCTGTCGTAGAACCACTGCCTCTTTATTATGTGCTTACAGCAGAACACAGAATCATGGATCTTATATTCCAGTTAGTCAGCTGTGCTCAAACATGTCAGACTGTTTCTAAAGGCCTACAGGGCCATTTCAGGAAGTTTGAAGAGACCGCTTTCTAGACTCATCTTGTTCATTCTATTACTGCACATATTCCTAGaccaagggtgtccaaactatggcccgggggccaaattcAGCCTGCAGTCCCCTTTGATTGGTTcacagaaatttttaaaaataaaatgaaatatggccacATTAGTGCAAATTGGCCCAGATTacactgaccatgattgatttataaaccaGTAAAAGGCTGAACTACAGGTGCTGTATGCAGGATTCTCAGGATGTTTATGGTCTGGGTCTCTACCTGACCTAGGTCTGGATTCATAGACATCACCAGAATTTTGTCACTAGGAGCAGCTCTGTGGTGGATGGGTGTAACccgtttaaatgtgtttgtctCATAACTGTAGTCATGTCTCTGTTTCATGATCAGTGTGAAGCTTTTTAGTTAGAGACAAAGTCATAAGGTTCACCCCTCAGAGTAACTGCTGTAAGGCATCTCCATCTCATCAAACAGGTTTTAAATGAATTGGTCACATGATTTCAGAGAAACTGTGTGTCTTCTTGGCATCAGAGAAACAGAAAGTAAAAAGGAGGGAGCGGTGTTCTGTAGAACAAGATaaggttaaagaggaaaaacagacacagaggaCCCTGATTTACATCAGAGGTCTCAGAAACAGCCCAGCGTCCTCGTCACACCACAGAGGGTAAAAACCATAAACAGTCTGACTCTGAGACGTTTCTGTGAAGTCATGTGACCTCTGATCGCCCGCCCTCTGCTCATATAaactcttctctctctctcctccatcagaGATCTTCAGAGACTGAGAGCTCATCATCAGGTAAGAACATGTTCACTctaaactaaaaatgtaatgttacCATGACAccagatttaactgaaaacaaagatgaaTGCAGTATGAGCTGTAAAAGAgcttttactgatttttgttTAGTGTAAATCCACTAGAGTTTTACGCCCAGTGAGGCTGAATAATAACATTTATGTTCCAGTCTAAAGTATGAAACGTGTTTCTGTGATTTCAGCatattttgagatttattttaaatagttttttacTCCAGGATGATATTCCTCCACTAACAGCCAGGGGGAGATCACCTTTAAAAGCAGATAACGCTTCTGGTCAAACTGCACTCTTGGTGAGATATTTGAAAGCACCCTGGTCTCTTTAGTGAGGAAGAACTGACAGAAAACATGCTGTTAGGCAGTGAGACTACTGTGTAATAATTAGGCAATAATAGAATTCATGTAGTCGAATTAAGCTTCACTGATAAATCAGAGAAAATGCCTACATTTACAGTTGTCTCAATGCTTTGATTTGTCTTTTATTCTTGATATTTATGGTTTCTGCtgtggtttgtgtgtttttattttgaatgtgctACATTACTACAGGGGGTTGGGTTACCACTGTAACTTTAACACAGGCTGCTCAGCTCTGTCCTCATGGTGCAGTAATGTTGGGTTTTTATTACAACAACAAGTGTTCATAAGCAACAGAAGGGTCCTGAAACTGGCATGCACCACTTCCTGCATAAAGACTGTGAATCAGCAGCAGTAATGTGGTTTCCGTCTGTTCCTCAGCTGTTGGATCCACTACTGGGAACCTTAGACCTGCCTGGGCTTGTCTAAGAGCTCTGCACCCACTGCCTTATGGTCCAATGTGGGCATCTAGAGCAGTGATTCCCTACCAtctttccttggagcccccctacatgtactcAAGATAAGcagagccccccaggacccaagagaggaaaaaagtgacagacTGCTGCCAAAAACCAGCATAGATTCTGATAGTTTCAGTGATAGaaccctaaaaaaggcccaTACATACTTTTGTTATCATAAAAGCCTTTGTATAAATGActaaataactgctttatcatggctttagtcaatatttgcaaatctaattttggcagcctctgagcagacaaagcctcaaaGCCCCCCCAcagggtcccggaccccaggttgggaaccaatgatctAGAGGGAGGAATAACagtgggcctcattcaccaacttctttctcagattttgattaaatttgttGTAAAAGTTTCTCAGAGAAACCTCATGACTGGTTCCaacactgctgttctctgctcTTAGGTTGATGGATGCCAGGTGATCTAAGCTGGAAGCATGTGCATATTCTAGGAAGCTGACCCTTtaatgcccatataagggcatgagactgctgGGCAGTGTGCACACAGACAGACCAACAGGGTGAGACACTGATTAATCCCACAGGAAACTGAAGAGTTCTGTCTTTCTAAATATTTCTACATTAATTTCAGGTTTTATCCAGAATCTATTTAAAACTGTTCTTACAAAGATGACAGCTGATAGGAGCTGGtggtctctgtctttctctctgtgatcCAGAAAACCCACAAGCTTCCCCGTCCTCCAACCCCTGAAGAGACGTCGCCATGGCGATGTAAGTATTACTGCTGTAGAAGACGTTTTTAGAGATCATCGGTGGTGAATGAGCTCTTCCTGGGAGCTGGGAGAGTGTGATGATGAAATGTCCTTCATTCAAGGTTCAGTCCGGCTGGAATCGTTTAAATCTTTGAGCATACGTCGTCTCTTTTCTGAGAGGTTCTTTAATTCTGACATGGactgacctttaaccccttaaagcctgaaagcacaaataatagccagaaaattcctttttttttttggacctgaaatgtttatttaactttctactgaaataaaaaaaaaatccaaatttccataaaatgtaacaaatatattttcagtatctcatttcattcattaggtgtttctggtaactgataatccacttgaggcatttttatcatttatcagactgtattcagaagtttttttgagtaatttattgatcatattgattagacagaagtatcataaaagtatgtatcaaatatgcgacaacaggcgttaaggggttaacatttttctaatgtgtttatGGTCTATGACAGTGGTTCCTAACATGGGGTCTGGGGACCCCTGGGGGGCAACTAAGATTTTGGGGGGGGTACCTAATTGTACATTAAGTTGCTTACAAACCTAATGTACAGTAGAGTATAGGGGCCAACCTCAAAGATTTAAACATACGGAGAATCTGTAGATTTCTaatcaaaaggtcaaaattttgtttggaaaaaaatccacagaTTATAAAGTCTTATATTTAAAACCTTTCAGAGTTTCAAAAGTCaggaatttacaagaaaaatcaaaatttcagaaTTCATAAAGTCTTAGATTGACAttagaagcttttttttttttttagtttaaaagttttttaaatcctaattttacaacagtataaagtcaaaaatgtacaggaaaccaaactgaaaacagtggttggattttcaCTTTGGGCTTTATAATCTTGAAAATTCTTATCTGGGGTTCAGCAACATTTACctcttttaaagtcataaaaatgttttttttttaaatacattaattttttaaacctgatttttttaaattagtctGTCTTGTTTTTAAGAGTGGTCCTAATGCACTgtcataataatggatagtttggACATAGATCTTTAGTCAAGAACAAGTCTATATAGGtctgttatgttgggatttcATCAATGAAAACTGTTTCAAATGATGTGCACtctttttccaagtgggtctgggggggggggggtcctgaggaaaaaagtttgggacCCACTGGTCTAAAACACTCAGGTAAGACCTGTTTCAGTACAGCAGTGAGTTTTAATTATTCTCCCATTAGTGTCAGATTAAAAAGCAGGACAGGACTCGGCCAGGACTACCTGTGACTGACCTGTAGAAACCAACTATCTAACCACGCGTCCATTTATCAGAACATTAGCTCACAAAAGGaccaaaaatattaaaaccaaGGCTTTTAAAGAGGGTTCACCCGCCAGCGGGTTATAAAGGTGGTCAGGTTCACATCTTGTACCAGTGCCAGTCAAAGTTAGGACCAAGGCTAACTAGCTCTGATAGAATGATAGCAGGTGTTTGATAATGGACAGCTGTTAAACAGTAAAATACACCATTCTCATACTCTGACTCATCCAAAGCTGCAGGTCAGCATCAGACAGTGTACAATGAAAAGGGGAGTAAATGTATATTTATGGTTTTTCACAAACTAACTGAAAGCCAACAGTTGCAAACAGACCTCCATTTtaaatcaggtttattgtgaaaGTTTACAGACTTTCTGATTtttgcaatgaacaaatcaaagaaAAGGAATTAAAATAGCTCAACACAATGAATGCTTGAAGTGGTTTCCccaaattcaactgaaaatgtCACTTATAATGACTTCTCTAGTCTCAGAATGATTCAAGCCTTCATGTCAGCATCTTTAGTCCTTACTAGAGCACCTTTAGCTTCTTTGACCTGCTGACTACAGATGCATATCCAGACTCCAGCTTCTGGCAGCGTTCCTGAGGAATCTTAGCCCATTCCTCATGTGCAGACCTCCAGTTCAGTCATATTCTTGGGTCTGCGTTGGTTGGGTCTGCAACCACCTTCTTCAAATCCCACCAGAGAATTTCTctggggttcaagtcaggcgACTGTGATGGCCCCTCTAGAATTTTCCAGGACTTCTCCAAGGACCAAGCCTTGGTCAGAATCTGAGGTCTGcttgggatcatggtcctgtTGGAAGGTCCAATGACGGCCAAGCTTCAGTTTCCTCACAGACAGCATGAGGTTTCCTCCTAGGATTTCCTGATCCTTCAGTGAATCCATCTGTCCTTCCACACGCTGCAGGTTTCCAGAggatgcaaagcagccccagagcatCACCGAGCCACCACCATGCTGAACTGTGGGCACGGTGTTCTTTTCAGCGTctgcttctttcttcttcctccagacatacCGCTGATCCATCgggccaaaaagttccagtttagTTTCATGGCTCCACAGAACAGAATCCCCAAACCTCTGTGGCTTATTTCTATGACTGTGAGCAGATTGGAGCTGACTTTTCTTGGTCTTTAGGGTCAGTAGTGGTGGATGTCTTGGAGTTCTGGCATGGAAACGGTCTACGTTCAGGACCGTACCCTCTGAAACCTCGGTCCCTGTTACCACCAGGTTCTGCTGGAGGTCTTCTGCAGTCACTGGAGGGTTTTTCCCAGCCTGCCTTCTCAGATATCTGCTAGCAGCCATTGCTAGCTTCCTTCTTCTGCCCCGTCCAGGAACTCTGAACATGTGAACTCTGCTTTCAACGGTGTCTAGATTATTCAGGGCCTCTGCTATCTTTCTGATCCTGTTCCTTGTTTGTGAAGGCCAGTGATCTCTGaacttttggaccattctttGGACTCTTCCATTTTCTGACATGCAGTCGAGCTTGACACTGAGCAAACCCCTCACAGTTCAGACCTGCTGACACTAATGAAGCCCTGATCAGTCCATCAGGTGTGCTTAAACAACGTTGATTTTACATATTTGAGCTTTTGGGAGGGATTGTGTTCAGGAGTTGGATCATTTTGAGACTGGAGAGGTCTCGAAGTCTTCTCAACAGTGTTCCTTGTTGCtgttacataaaaaataatttaacttCCCTCAGTGGCATCTGTAAGGTTGTTTAAAGATAGCTCCATGTGCTTCAGATTTCTGGATCTGAAGGAATTATCAGACAGCAGGCATAAAGACAATGTGAAGAAATCCTGTCCTAACACagtcagcagctgcagacctgaaaactacccttgaaaaagacaaagaaagacgAGTCAGATCAGTTTGCCTATCGCTACTATCAAAAGTCCCGCCTTGCTTGATTCTGACTGACTTGTGGGGGAGAAGTGAAGCGAAGTGCGTTTCTGAAAGTTGAACAATTGTTTTAACTCAAgcgacaaaaacagctgaagcaGAAGGCGGTGTTTTTCAGACAAGGGTGCCGAGTGATGCAGAAATATTTAACAACCACTCCAAGAACTGAGGTGAGAGAAAGACACGAGAGACAGGATGACTTAAGTTGAGCTGTTTACTAGTCTCGGCCGAggagaaacagtgacatcaaCACAGTGAGAGGTTGAAGCCAGATTTCCAACGAAGCCCAAAGTAGTTCACGCTTTTATTCCTCCTGGTAAACCTTGATCCTGATCATAACTCAAGATATGGTCCACAGCCTCTGCCATACTGGAGCCAGACTGTCTCCATCTAAAGGTCACCAACACACGAAACTGTGAGGAAACACTATAGGAACCAACAGCACTTTATCTACTCAAGGATGTGAGTTTAGACTATCAAccaaggagaagaggagagacgcCAGAGTCTCCATTCCTGACTGTACAGTGTGACCTGGGACCTTGGATAAGCTTAACATTTATGAATCATCAGAAATGTAAGGAATAGGAACTgatgtagaatttaaaaaagtgctGCCACCACTAAAAAAAAGTCTATGGACACAGGACCTTCAGCGTTAAGGGAATTCCTCTGGCATCATTTAGTCTGAATTTACTCTCTAGTAAACTTTCCTCTGATAATGAGGCTAATTGTTGTGAATAGCATTCAGACGTATTGCTTTTTCTCAAGAAacacctttttaaaaaacatccctttatgatatttttgtttatttcatgtcTCTACAGGTACAACTCAAACAGGTTTCACCACATCAAGTGCAAACAGCTGATCCGTCGAGGATCTCCTGAGGTCTACCAGCTGACACCACCAAAGGAGACTATTGGGACTCTAACCAGAATAACTCTGGGTGAAAGAAATGtaaaagagacaaacaaaacCATCTTACTTCTTGgtgaaacaggaagtggaaaATCTACTCTGATCAATGCTCTGGTCAACTACGCCATGGGAGTGAGGTGGGAAGATGACGTCTGGTTTAAGATCGTTGATGAGAAAGGAAATAGGCAGTCAGAGACTGAAGAGGAGGACAAGAGTCAATCAGGGagtgaggaagaagaagaagaagaaagtcaGTGTGTAAGTCAGACCTCAGACGTGATCGTGTACCAGATCTGTGGTTTTCAAGATAAAACTCTGCCCTTCTCTCTGACCATCATCGATACTCCTGGATACGGAGACACCAGAGGGGCTAAACAAGATGAAAAAGTGAGCAAAAGTTTACTAGACTTGTTCCGCTCAGAGGACGGAGTCCATGAGATTAATGTGGTGGGTCTGGTGCTGAAGGCAGCTGAGAATCGTTTGAGTGACCGATTCAGGTACGTCCTGGATTCAGTGATGTCTCTGTTTGggaaagacatggaggagaacATCGTCTCCCTCATCACATTCTCAGATGGAACAAAACCCAAAAATGCTTTGAAAACCCTCAAGACTGCACAAATCAAGTGTGCCAAAGGTGAAAAGGATCAGCCGATCCACTTCCTGTTCAATAActgccaaaatgaaaaaagaggagagagaaaagaagccCTTGAAAATGCATATAAAACAACGATGACAGGATTGAGACAGTTTGGAGAATTTCTGGAgaaaaaatccccccaaatgTTGGAGGGAACGGTGACCGTTCTGAAGGACAGAATCACTCTGGAAGCCTGCATCAAAAATCTGAAGGAAAGAATCGAGTTTATCGAACCAAAGCAGAGAGAAATCCAACAGGTGCAGGAGGCTCTGAGGAGACAtgaacaagagaagaagaagaacgagAACTTCTATGAAACATTTGATGAGCCCtacaaagaaagagaaaattttAACGGCAGGCGGCAGGGCGATTATTTTGAAGGAGTCATCTGCTGTTTAGTGTGTGAGGAGAACTGTCATGATCCATGCGAGCGCGTCTCTAAACCAGGCAGCTGTAAGGTCATGAAGAGAGGTCACTGTGCCGTCTGCACCAATAAATGTCCTGTATCGGCTCATGTTAAAGAACAGTGGAGGTACGTGATCAAGACGAGGAAGGTTCAGAGGACTCTTCAAGATGTGAAGAAGTGGTTTGACATGAGTCAAGCAGAATGTGAGAAAACAGCGAGCCAGTTAGAAACCCTTCAGAAGAAAATGAATAAACTCCAAGAGGAAAAACATCGTTGGCTGGAGGATGCCTACCAACATATTCTCTCTCTGGAGCAGATCGCCCTGAACACCAAATCACTGTCCACTCACATCCACCTGGACTTCCTGATTGAGAAGATGAAGGAGAAAGGAGAAGCAGAGAAGGTCAGGAGACTGGAGGAGATACAGAAACGAGAGGATGAGGGAACCAGAGCAGGACTGAGCTACATGCTTGGTAGAGCAAGAGCAGCTGCTGGCAAAGTAGTTAAAGAGATAGGCCAGCTGAGGATGTGAGAGAGATGCTCTAAAAAGAGTCTATTCTGTTGATGTGAATATTAGATTATCAACAGTTTACCTtccttttgtttaaagtttaatgCTGCTGTTGTAAATAGATCTAAAGGTTCATTCATGCTCTATAAAAAGCTTACAGATGGATGGAGCTTCCTGTCTGTACTCTACCTTCATACCATCCATACTTCTGCACGTTCTCTCAAAGCTCACAGAAACAGACCGAGCGCTGCAATACCACGGGTTATCAGGAGGGGGTGATGCTGAGCAGAGCAGCCAATGGTGGACATGGTGGACGTTTAAAGGAACATTCTGCGTAAATTCAGCTGAATATTGTGTGAACTGTTGGAAACTCCAACCCCGTCTTTGATGGTAGTTCACCTGTGCTCAGAGACAGACAGGTGTGGGGCTTTTCCTTTGCACTGAGTGGCTTTTCTCTACTTTGACTCAGCACAGCAGGGgctttgcttttccaccacac encodes the following:
- the LOC121525697 gene encoding septin-1-like, whose amino-acid sequence is MATNSSAKFDFITSKSLVRSGSPTVYQLNPEKKETGSLTRLTLGEPDLNQINKTILLVGETGVGKSTLVNALVNYILGVSWEDEVWFDIVGHDCDGSLVQTSDLVLYQIFGFEEKPLPYSLTIIDTPGYGNTSGTEEDDVNSQRLLDLFRSEGGVSEINVVGLVLKATANRVSDRMRYIFDAVVSLFGKDMENSIVPLITHSDGRTPKNVLKALQTTNIRCANDGNNQPDYFLFNNCQDEERLEDTEALERADKTTSGALSKFWDFLQEKEPQRLELTVEVLQERTALKDCIQNLKERAEATEQQQKEIQQTEEDLKRHEKEMKINKDFTEEEEEVYKEKESLSGWILWLLWFKWPVSCPACEETCNMSWIFYLWALLTRGHCSACPGKCPVSHHVKKCWRYVSKTRTVQKTLHEVKEKHDKAKADAEKTKNCLESLQEKKEELQRDRDQLLEESYQHVLTLERIALNVDSLSTHVHLDFLTEKMKERGDAEKVQKLEELKAREDEGIRAGLHYKLTSGSVKLRS
- the LOC121525696 gene encoding uncharacterized protein LOC121525696; the protein is MAMYNSNRFHHIKCKQLIRRGSPEVYQLTPPKETIGTLTRITLGERNVKETNKTILLLGETGSGKSTLINALVNYAMGVRWEDDVWFKIVDEKGNRQSETEEEDKSQSGSEEEEEEESQCVSQTSDVIVYQICGFQDKTLPFSLTIIDTPGYGDTRGAKQDEKVSKSLLDLFRSEDGVHEINVVGLVLKAAENRLSDRFRYVLDSVMSLFGKDMEENIVSLITFSDGTKPKNALKTLKTAQIKCAKGEKDQPIHFLFNNCQNEKRGERKEALENAYKTTMTGLRQFGEFLEKKSPQMLEGTVTVLKDRITLEACIKNLKERIEFIEPKQREIQQVQEALRRHEQEKKKNENFYETFDEPYKERENFNGRRQGDYFEGVICCLVCEENCHDPCERVSKPGSCKVMKRGHCAVCTNKCPVSAHVKEQWRYVIKTRKVQRTLQDVKKWFDMSQAECEKTASQLETLQKKMNKLQEEKHRWLEDAYQHILSLEQIALNTKSLSTHIHLDFLIEKMKEKGEAEKVRRLEEIQKREDEGTRAGLSYMLGRARAAAGKVVKEIGQLRM